GCGCAACCGGTCGACCTCGAAGTCGGACACGGTGTTGAAGTCACCGCCGAAGACCACGATGTCGCCGCTGCGGGCGAGGCTGTCGGCGGCGGCGGCGTGCTGGGCGAAGCGGTCCTCCTGGTCGACGACCAGCGTGGCCGCGTGGAGGCTGACCGCCCGCAGCACACCCCAGGGGCCGAGGTCGACGTCGGCCCAGACGGCGCTGCGGCGGTGGCCGGTCCAGGGCGTCCCGTGGGGCAGCACGAGCACCCCCGCCGCCGCGATGGGCCAGCGCGACAGCACGGCGTTGCCGAAGAGGTCGGCATCGTGGGGCGAGATCATCGAGGCGGCGTGGGCCAGATGGAAGCCGAGGGCCGCGGCCACGCGGCGGCTGCCGTCGGGGTCCATCTCCTGCAGCAGCACGATGTCGGCGGCGGCGAGGCGCGGATCGGCCCGCAGCTCGCGCACGGCCAGGTCCACGCTGTCGGCGTAGGCGATGTTCCAACTGAGGACACGCAGCGAGTCGAGCGCCGCCGGCGGTGCGTCGAGCAG
This portion of the bacterium genome encodes:
- a CDS encoding endonuclease/exonuclease/phosphatase family protein codes for the protein MAMAAILMALLGCAASCGVQTGYVPETVPVHRGRGLLDAPPAALDSLRVLSWNIAYADSVDLAVRELRADPRLAAADIVLLQEMDPDGSRRVAAALGFHLAHAASMISPHDADLFGNAVLSRWPIAAAGVLVLPHGTPWTGHRRSAVWADVDLGPWGVLRAVSLHAATLVVDQEDRFAQHAAAADSLARSGDIVVFGGDFNTVSDFEVDRLRQAMRRRGLHAVRLPAGPTIRNRFKRLPGSVPVLD